A genomic stretch from Komagataeibacter xylinus includes:
- a CDS encoding cellulose synthase subunit BcsC-related outer membrane protein, with product MHDRLFAPCRIQLPACRGAGAGAWGGLVLAGLFSLCAPAWAQAPVRYAEGILNAQIEEGAFWIHHGDDTHARHALERALRIEPDNLEARLMLGAVQVHANDLAGARATLQALQAQGGAQAQVDALQGWIGQGVVDPVALSRARALADAGKHLQATLAYRGIYHGGHPLPEAELEYDRVLSGSILGWGEATQRLHALGSLLPHDLEIRMALAQALSYRPGTRADAIEDMRTLATSPATPDFIRDEATQSWRKTLEWMGTDPQAAPYYREWLTLHPDDTDMASRLKVQEANRALAEHLALVGTGYHALAKGDLDQAESDFQTSMQGMPPRPEALEGLGLVAQRRGDVKAARAFLEQARALTPTDEGIRTALAGLDAPGGDPQLAQLWALVGRHQYEEAWAMLAAVEKNHGQIVDTVRVRAIIEQSRHRLAQAEAGWRAVLRMAPGDMAAIAALSDVLIEEGRLHEAKGWVARLRAAHYPDVTILEAGLLGAMAETEPDPGKRAVLLEQAVRDAPRNGWLRLHLAQLWLAQGQATRARALMTPPCNPVPATDENLQACFSFALLDQDMPRADALLARLPRADITTAMADGVAQVRLWHQIRMLPADDAQAIPLLAAMPVLPDPEGTQARLVVDALLRRHAPVAVAQGVLQRALAGSAGHVSVNQSLSYAGLFMQIDDPVAAQHVLDGLPTIIQGRPLTPRQARDLSDMQRSLTIAQADRDDLDGHPDAARRLLDPLVAQNPNDAGLLLARGRVDAARRLPGSAVTYDRRALAQRPDDRMGQAALARDSLASGDERAARDMARTLQATHPHWGDTWEIQAEIDGLTGHDRRRLHDVQRARVLDCTPRPDEDDTTGHGTRIDAGCMPQRVQATDEWPDISTNFVPGMGAGMPEIYHYDPHLTPVQALDRQADYLSRTLGPQADGNLEIRDRSGQPGLGHMTVVNIPMTAIMSFSSTQHQFAFSVMPSVLMSGDPLASGTTAQQYGSVATNGVRPGFHVPAAVAGVALSAHYQWRWLAADVGSTPLGFTTTNVLGGIELTPHLTQNLTLRLTGERRAVTDSLLAYSGARDPGTGQVWGGVTRNRGHGQLEWAQPGYNLYAGGGYAVMQGTHTVANHESEAGAGGAALVWHRHDAHHVRLGLDLVYFGYKRNTYFFTWGQGGYFSPHAFMAALVPVTYDGHAGRWTWLFKGEAGYQHYTEHATAMFPMGEGGMAAREQYAGQSTGGLAGNVLARAVYQLTPSLRLGAEGGYSRSGSWDEVHGMLMLHYAPG from the coding sequence ATGCATGATCGGCTTTTCGCGCCCTGTCGCATCCAGCTTCCGGCCTGTCGCGGTGCGGGGGCAGGGGCATGGGGCGGCCTTGTCCTGGCCGGGCTGTTCAGCCTGTGCGCGCCTGCCTGGGCGCAGGCGCCCGTGCGCTATGCCGAGGGCATTCTCAACGCGCAGATAGAAGAAGGCGCGTTCTGGATCCATCACGGCGATGACACCCATGCCCGGCACGCGCTTGAGCGCGCGCTACGCATCGAGCCGGACAATCTGGAAGCCCGCCTGATGCTGGGTGCCGTGCAGGTGCATGCCAATGACCTTGCGGGCGCGCGCGCCACCTTGCAGGCCCTGCAGGCGCAGGGCGGAGCGCAGGCACAGGTTGACGCCCTGCAGGGCTGGATCGGGCAGGGGGTGGTTGACCCGGTGGCGCTGTCGCGAGCACGCGCCCTGGCGGATGCGGGCAAGCATTTGCAGGCCACGCTGGCCTATCGTGGCATTTATCATGGCGGCCACCCGTTACCGGAAGCGGAGCTCGAATATGACCGTGTGCTGTCCGGCTCGATACTGGGCTGGGGGGAGGCTACGCAGCGCCTGCACGCGCTGGGCAGCCTGCTGCCGCATGATCTTGAAATCCGCATGGCGCTGGCGCAGGCCCTGAGCTACCGTCCGGGCACCCGCGCGGATGCGATCGAGGACATGCGCACACTCGCCACGTCTCCCGCCACGCCGGATTTCATTCGTGACGAGGCGACGCAGTCATGGCGCAAAACGCTGGAATGGATGGGCACCGACCCGCAGGCCGCCCCCTATTACCGCGAGTGGCTGACGCTCCACCCTGATGATACGGACATGGCCAGCCGCCTCAAGGTGCAGGAGGCCAACCGTGCGCTGGCCGAACATCTGGCGCTGGTGGGTACGGGCTACCATGCGCTGGCGAAAGGGGATCTGGATCAGGCGGAAAGTGATTTCCAGACCTCCATGCAGGGTATGCCCCCCCGCCCCGAGGCGCTGGAGGGGCTGGGCCTCGTGGCGCAGCGCCGGGGCGATGTAAAGGCCGCGCGCGCCTTTCTGGAGCAGGCGCGCGCCCTCACTCCTACTGACGAGGGCATCCGCACCGCCCTCGCGGGGCTGGATGCGCCGGGGGGCGACCCACAGCTTGCGCAACTGTGGGCGCTGGTAGGCCGCCACCAGTATGAGGAAGCCTGGGCCATGCTGGCCGCCGTGGAGAAAAACCATGGCCAGATTGTCGATACAGTGCGGGTACGCGCCATTATTGAACAGTCGCGCCACCGGCTTGCACAGGCCGAGGCAGGATGGCGGGCTGTGCTGCGGATGGCGCCCGGTGACATGGCCGCCATTGCCGCCCTGTCCGATGTGCTGATCGAGGAAGGCAGGCTTCACGAGGCCAAAGGCTGGGTCGCGCGCCTCAGGGCGGCGCATTACCCCGACGTGACCATCCTTGAAGCAGGCCTGCTCGGCGCCATGGCCGAGACCGAGCCAGATCCCGGCAAGCGGGCCGTGCTGCTTGAGCAGGCAGTGCGTGATGCCCCCCGCAATGGCTGGCTGCGCCTGCATCTGGCCCAGCTGTGGCTGGCGCAGGGGCAGGCCACGCGCGCCCGGGCACTGATGACGCCCCCGTGCAATCCTGTGCCCGCAACCGATGAGAACCTGCAGGCCTGCTTCAGCTTCGCCCTGCTGGATCAGGACATGCCGCGCGCCGATGCGCTGCTTGCCCGCCTGCCGCGCGCGGACATTACCACTGCTATGGCCGATGGCGTGGCGCAGGTCAGGCTGTGGCACCAGATCCGCATGCTGCCCGCCGATGACGCACAGGCCATCCCGCTGCTTGCAGCCATGCCTGTCTTGCCCGACCCCGAAGGCACGCAGGCGCGGCTGGTAGTGGATGCGCTGCTCAGGCGCCATGCGCCCGTGGCAGTGGCGCAAGGCGTGCTGCAACGCGCCCTTGCGGGCAGCGCGGGGCATGTGAGCGTGAACCAGAGTCTGTCCTATGCCGGACTGTTCATGCAGATAGACGACCCCGTAGCGGCGCAGCATGTGCTCGACGGCCTGCCCACCATCATTCAGGGCAGGCCTCTTACGCCCAGGCAGGCCCGTGATCTGAGCGACATGCAGCGCAGTCTCACAATCGCGCAGGCGGACCGAGATGATCTGGACGGCCACCCCGATGCCGCCCGCCGCCTGCTCGACCCCCTTGTGGCGCAGAACCCCAACGATGCCGGTCTGCTGCTGGCGCGTGGCCGTGTCGATGCCGCCCGCAGGCTACCCGGCAGTGCCGTGACATATGACCGAAGGGCGCTGGCCCAGCGCCCCGATGACAGGATGGGCCAGGCCGCCCTTGCGCGTGACAGCCTGGCCAGCGGTGATGAACGCGCGGCACGTGACATGGCCCGCACCTTGCAGGCCACTCACCCGCACTGGGGCGATACGTGGGAGATCCAGGCCGAGATTGATGGCCTGACCGGCCACGACCGCCGCCGCCTGCATGACGTGCAGCGCGCCCGCGTGCTCGACTGCACGCCCCGGCCTGATGAGGATGACACTACCGGCCACGGCACGCGCATTGACGCAGGCTGCATGCCACAGCGCGTGCAGGCGACGGATGAATGGCCCGATATCAGCACGAATTTCGTGCCCGGCATGGGCGCTGGCATGCCGGAGATCTATCATTATGATCCACATCTGACCCCCGTGCAGGCGCTGGACCGGCAGGCCGATTACCTGTCGCGCACGCTGGGGCCGCAGGCGGATGGCAACCTCGAAATCCGCGACCGTTCGGGCCAGCCGGGGCTGGGCCACATGACGGTGGTCAATATTCCCATGACCGCCATCATGTCGTTCTCGTCCACGCAGCACCAGTTTGCCTTTTCGGTCATGCCCAGCGTGCTCATGTCGGGCGATCCGCTGGCCTCAGGCACCACGGCGCAGCAATATGGCAGTGTGGCGACCAATGGCGTGCGACCGGGCTTTCATGTGCCGGCCGCCGTGGCGGGGGTGGCGCTGTCAGCGCATTACCAGTGGCGGTGGCTTGCGGCCGATGTCGGCTCGACGCCGCTGGGCTTCACCACGACCAATGTGCTGGGTGGCATCGAACTGACACCGCACCTGACCCAAAACCTGACCCTGCGCCTGACAGGCGAGCGCCGTGCGGTGACCGACAGCCTTCTGGCCTATTCCGGCGCACGTGATCCCGGCACGGGGCAGGTCTGGGGCGGGGTAACGCGCAACCGCGGGCATGGACAGCTGGAATGGGCGCAGCCGGGCTATAACCTGTATGCTGGCGGTGGTTATGCAGTGATGCAGGGCACCCATACAGTAGCCAACCACGAGAGCGAGGCTGGTGCTGGAGGGGCCGCCCTTGTCTGGCACCGCCATGATGCGCATCACGTGCGGCTGGGGCTGGATCTTGTGTATTTCGGGTATAAGCGCAACACGTATTTCTTCACCTGGGGGCAGGGGGGATACTTCTCGCCGCATGCCTTCATGGCCGCCCTGGTGCCGGTAACCTATGACGGGCATGCGGGAAGGTGGACCTGGCTGTTCAAGGGTGAGGCGGGCTACCAGCACTATACCGAGCATGCCACGGCCATGTTCCCCATGGGGGAAGGCGGGATGGCGGCGCGCGAGCAGTATGCGGGTCAGTCCACTGGCGGGCTGGCAGGTAACGTGCTGGCGCGGGCGGTCTATCAACTGACACCTTCCCTGCGGCTGGGGGCGGAAGGGGGCTATTCGCGTTCAGGTAGCTGGGATGAAGTGCATGGCATGCTCATGCTGCATTACGCACCGGGGTGA
- the bcsA gene encoding UDP-forming cellulose synthase catalytic subunit codes for MIWRVLKSPLVSGPLFAILLAVVCLTYLSPDHQFFVAVGGALLFFLVRRHDERRSRCFLMVLSIVVSGRYLVWRFTSTLDLDGVLQTILVLALAIGEIYTTCRVGFTYFQLAWPLRRQIHPLPEDESTWPVIDVYVPTYNEDMSIVRTTVLGCLSMDWPADKLNVYILDDGRRRSFRDFAEQVGAGYINRAENAHAKAGNLNHAIKVTTGDIIAIFDCDHVPVRSFLKKTVGWMVADPNLALLQTPHHFYSPDPFRRNMSRGMQVPPESNLFYGLLQDGNDFWNATFFCGSCALLRRKAITSIDGFATETVTEDAHTALRMQRKGWGTAYLREPLAAGLETETLLLQVGQRVRWARGMIQMLRIDNPMRGPGLRLTQRICYMAAATNYFFAIPRIMFLMAPLAYLFLGVTMIAASPYELAVYALPHLFHTTMTMSRLQGRWRYSFWSEIYESMLAPFLVRMTFVTVVAPHKGKFNVTDKGGLLDRERFDWRASYPGVIMAVILAVGLVSGIWAAIAHYHETVVFRAMAVNSVWVLFSLIIVLGGVAAARETRQRRRNHRIAASIPFTVAAGGAQGVACRTVDVSMGGCLLDLPPTLPLAVGDELRLHGTLAAGPLTLRAICIARHEGRAHVAWVIPDLATEKQVVGLVFGRDDAWAQWSDFPPDRPLHSLYLLLVSICGLFRPYPRAQMQASPSPAAPPDAEPDEKLPARQLVILPPHRSGAGASGLPLAMAALLLCGLAGSARATPDALSDMAPVEAAGESVAAVDDARMTMVDVDRVSHQPHTYTRSLAELGQEDDMVLRADAPLHGLGVRVGRDVIITGGTLTLSGTAHMGHVAGPVAVAVSVNNQDIGVICPAADGAFGPVSLPVSPLFFDTRNRINFRLFMRPATGTAGVAACGPGARAPAPDTARVSAADASITITPHSTLALTTVSLMPHRLLSALPYPVLDPDAAQMPVVTFALPDVSDPGVLAAAGMVASWFGADGQDRRISFNVTPVLPAQGNAVLIAPNQPGPWGAVPPGPELAVMPNPQDGFGTILVVTGRSMADVTTAARALVLGAEHDAAGSFAAAPVVHPPARQPYDAPGLVRTDQPVPLRELVSTADLRTHGLTSGMLRVKLSLPPDLRSWRSRPFMARLRLIAPEGGVLERKKSHVSVMLNDTFLHVYPLVPWSLNPFRVAGAPVEHDLELPVWRMGQQNELRLYFNVYPRHMTQAEAAASPDVVELDPSSTIDFSKSRHFAVLPDVALFASSAFPFSRMADLSETTVLLPPHPAPDTVAAFVDMMGLAGAINRYPATGVSVRTTDMPVDDTITGDILIFSTLDGLGNGQAALARAGYVRGPSLLQRLRMRMMHPGAPAPTYNLTEGAVVAAQSPFVAHRSVVAVLGGAPAALPAMVRDLRDPALMQRFQGDMVIRHGARLDNYRTGGLYTVGNMPAWMLPDWYLGGHPLLLCGLGVLAALCGTSWAMAVLGARSRRRILNNDLTGDL; via the coding sequence ATGATCTGGCGCGTTTTAAAATCTCCTCTCGTCTCTGGCCCGTTATTCGCCATACTCCTTGCGGTGGTCTGCCTGACCTATCTCTCCCCCGACCACCAGTTTTTCGTGGCGGTAGGAGGCGCGCTCCTGTTCTTCCTTGTTCGCCGACATGATGAACGCCGGTCGCGCTGTTTCCTGATGGTGCTGTCCATTGTGGTATCCGGGCGCTATCTGGTGTGGCGCTTTACTTCCACGCTTGATCTGGATGGCGTGTTGCAGACAATCCTGGTGCTGGCACTGGCAATTGGTGAAATCTATACCACCTGTCGGGTGGGCTTTACGTATTTTCAGCTCGCCTGGCCCCTGCGACGGCAGATTCACCCGCTGCCGGAGGATGAAAGCACCTGGCCGGTCATTGATGTCTATGTGCCGACCTATAACGAGGATATGTCGATCGTCCGCACCACGGTGCTGGGCTGCCTGTCCATGGACTGGCCGGCAGACAAGCTGAACGTTTATATTCTTGATGACGGGCGGCGGCGGTCGTTCCGTGATTTTGCCGAGCAGGTCGGGGCAGGCTACATCAACCGCGCAGAAAATGCCCACGCCAAAGCTGGCAACCTCAACCATGCCATCAAGGTGACAACGGGCGACATTATCGCGATCTTTGACTGCGACCATGTGCCCGTGCGCAGCTTCCTCAAGAAGACCGTGGGGTGGATGGTCGCCGACCCCAACCTCGCGCTGCTGCAGACACCGCATCACTTCTACTCCCCCGATCCGTTCCGCCGCAACATGAGCCGGGGCATGCAGGTGCCTCCCGAGAGCAACCTGTTCTATGGCCTTTTGCAGGATGGCAATGATTTCTGGAATGCCACTTTCTTCTGCGGGTCATGCGCCCTGCTGAGGCGCAAGGCCATCACCTCCATCGACGGCTTCGCCACTGAAACCGTAACGGAAGATGCCCACACTGCCCTGCGCATGCAGCGCAAGGGGTGGGGCACGGCCTATCTGCGCGAGCCGCTTGCAGCAGGCCTCGAGACGGAAACCCTCCTGCTGCAGGTCGGGCAGCGCGTGCGCTGGGCGCGCGGCATGATCCAGATGCTGCGGATCGACAATCCCATGCGCGGCCCTGGCCTGCGCCTGACGCAGCGCATCTGCTACATGGCGGCGGCAACGAATTACTTCTTCGCCATACCACGGATCATGTTCCTGATGGCCCCGCTGGCCTATCTGTTCCTGGGCGTGACCATGATCGCGGCCTCGCCCTATGAACTCGCGGTCTATGCCCTGCCGCATCTGTTTCATACCACCATGACCATGTCGCGGCTGCAGGGGCGGTGGCGCTATTCGTTCTGGAGCGAGATCTACGAATCCATGCTGGCACCCTTTCTGGTGCGCATGACGTTCGTGACCGTGGTGGCGCCGCACAAGGGTAAGTTCAACGTAACTGACAAGGGCGGCCTGCTCGACCGCGAGCGCTTTGACTGGCGGGCCTCCTATCCTGGCGTGATCATGGCCGTGATACTGGCAGTGGGACTGGTAAGCGGCATCTGGGCCGCGATCGCCCATTATCATGAAACGGTGGTGTTCCGCGCAATGGCCGTCAATTCGGTCTGGGTGCTGTTCAGCCTGATCATCGTGCTTGGGGGTGTCGCGGCCGCGCGTGAAACCCGCCAGCGCCGCCGCAACCACCGCATTGCGGCCAGCATTCCCTTTACCGTGGCAGCAGGTGGCGCGCAGGGTGTTGCGTGCCGCACGGTAGATGTGTCGATGGGCGGGTGTCTGCTTGACCTGCCGCCCACACTGCCCCTTGCCGTGGGCGATGAGTTGCGCCTGCACGGTACCCTTGCTGCTGGCCCGCTTACGCTGCGCGCCATCTGCATTGCCCGGCACGAGGGGCGTGCGCATGTTGCGTGGGTCATTCCGGACCTTGCAACCGAAAAGCAGGTTGTAGGGCTTGTGTTCGGTCGTGATGATGCCTGGGCGCAGTGGTCCGATTTCCCGCCTGACCGGCCCCTGCACAGTCTTTACCTGCTGCTGGTCAGCATCTGCGGGCTGTTCCGGCCCTATCCGCGCGCGCAGATGCAGGCATCTCCCTCGCCCGCCGCACCGCCTGATGCCGAACCGGACGAAAAGCTGCCTGCCCGGCAGCTGGTTATTTTGCCGCCGCACAGGTCAGGTGCTGGTGCATCCGGCCTGCCGCTGGCAATGGCGGCCCTGTTACTGTGCGGCCTGGCTGGTAGCGCGCGGGCTACGCCCGATGCACTGTCTGACATGGCGCCGGTGGAGGCCGCGGGCGAGTCCGTTGCCGCGGTGGATGATGCGCGCATGACCATGGTTGATGTGGACCGGGTCTCGCACCAGCCGCACACGTACACGCGCAGCCTTGCTGAGCTCGGGCAGGAAGACGACATGGTGCTGCGTGCCGATGCGCCGCTGCATGGGCTTGGCGTCAGGGTCGGGCGCGATGTCATCATTACAGGCGGCACGCTGACTCTTTCGGGCACCGCACATATGGGGCATGTGGCGGGGCCGGTTGCGGTGGCCGTCAGCGTCAACAATCAGGATATCGGCGTCATCTGCCCGGCGGCTGATGGCGCGTTCGGTCCCGTCAGCCTGCCGGTCAGTCCGTTGTTTTTTGACACGCGCAACAGGATCAATTTCCGCCTGTTCATGCGCCCGGCCACCGGCACTGCCGGTGTTGCGGCCTGCGGGCCGGGTGCCCGTGCCCCCGCGCCCGATACAGCGCGGGTGAGTGCCGCGGATGCCTCGATCACGATTACCCCGCACTCCACTCTTGCGCTGACCACGGTCAGCCTCATGCCCCATCGGCTGCTCTCGGCGCTGCCCTATCCGGTGCTGGACCCTGATGCGGCACAAATGCCGGTGGTCACCTTTGCCCTGCCTGATGTGTCGGACCCCGGCGTGCTGGCGGCTGCGGGCATGGTGGCCTCATGGTTCGGGGCAGACGGACAGGATCGCAGGATCAGTTTCAACGTGACGCCCGTCCTGCCCGCGCAGGGCAATGCGGTGCTCATCGCGCCCAACCAGCCGGGGCCGTGGGGTGCCGTGCCGCCGGGGCCGGAACTCGCGGTCATGCCCAACCCGCAGGATGGTTTCGGCACGATCCTCGTCGTGACCGGGCGCAGCATGGCCGATGTCACAACAGCAGCAAGGGCTCTGGTGCTGGGCGCGGAACATGATGCAGCGGGGTCTTTTGCGGCGGCACCCGTCGTGCACCCTCCTGCCCGCCAGCCCTATGATGCACCGGGTCTTGTGCGCACCGACCAGCCCGTGCCCCTGCGCGAACTGGTCTCGACGGCGGACCTGCGCACACATGGCCTGACATCGGGCATGCTCAGGGTGAAGCTGTCGCTGCCGCCAGACCTGCGTTCATGGCGCTCGCGGCCGTTCATGGCGCGGCTGCGGCTCATCGCGCCGGAAGGCGGTGTGCTGGAGCGGAAGAAATCCCATGTCAGCGTTATGCTGAACGACACATTCCTGCATGTCTATCCGCTGGTGCCGTGGTCGCTCAACCCGTTCCGTGTGGCGGGCGCGCCGGTGGAACATGACCTGGAACTGCCGGTATGGAGAATGGGGCAGCAGAACGAACTGCGGTTGTATTTTAATGTGTATCCCCGGCACATGACGCAGGCCGAGGCTGCAGCCTCGCCCGATGTGGTTGAACTCGACCCGTCCTCCACCATTGATTTTTCCAAGTCGCGGCATTTCGCGGTGCTGCCTGATGTGGCGCTGTTTGCCTCTTCAGCCTTTCCGTTTTCGCGCATGGCCGACCTGTCGGAAACGACCGTACTGCTGCCGCCCCATCCCGCTCCCGACACGGTCGCTGCCTTTGTGGACATGATGGGCCTTGCAGGTGCCATCAACCGCTATCCCGCCACCGGCGTGAGCGTGCGGACCACCGACATGCCGGTTGATGATACGATTACTGGCGATATCCTGATTTTTTCCACGCTTGACGGGCTGGGCAACGGACAGGCGGCGCTGGCGCGGGCCGGTTACGTGCGCGGGCCCTCGCTGTTGCAACGCCTGCGCATGCGGATGATGCACCCCGGCGCGCCTGCACCGACATATAACCTGACCGAAGGGGCGGTGGTGGCGGCGCAGTCGCCCTTTGTTGCGCACCGTTCCGTCGTGGCCGTGCTCGGCGGCGCGCCTGCTGCATTGCCCGCCATGGTGCGTGACCTGCGCGACCCGGCCCTGATGCAGCGCTTTCAGGGCGATATGGTGATCCGCCACGGGGCGCGGCTGGATAATTATCGCACGGGCGGACTCTATACCGTAGGCAACATGCCCGCTTGGATGCTGCCGGACTGGTATCTGGGCGGCCACCCGCTGCTGCTTTGCGGGCTGGGAGTTCTGGCCGCGCTGTGCGGCACCTCATGGGCCATGGCGGTGCTCGGCGCGCGCAGCAGGCGGCGCATTCTCAACAATGATCTGACGGGCGACCTGTGA
- a CDS encoding RES family NAD+ phosphorylase produces MAKRYCCPECFGDVGLRGNIIPSLKSKQGTCSFCGTLNVPLVEPSQLADVFGALINIYERNDDGKLLVEWLKDDWNLFDHPAMDVAHAKELLSEILDDGEIVRQYFAPSESYISKGLEQWEKLRDEMMYRNRWFLDVEIDLDQLRGHLALLIASNLPHRWFRSRICVDDEDYPIDQMGAPPRRRASHGRANPAGIPYLYLGSQPGTAVAEVRPHTGENACVAQFDIPSIKAVDLRNPRKLVSPFILTDTTDIGRLRAALPFLERLGDELTRPVLPHGAAIDYIPSQYLCEFIKKSGFDGVIYRSSVSDGFNLALFDPEKASCGSVARYNVSKVAVDVKPVKED; encoded by the coding sequence ATGGCTAAAAGATACTGTTGCCCTGAGTGTTTTGGTGACGTTGGGCTTCGTGGCAACATAATACCGTCACTCAAATCTAAGCAGGGTACATGTAGTTTTTGTGGCACGCTAAATGTACCTTTAGTCGAGCCATCGCAGCTTGCGGATGTTTTTGGGGCGCTCATTAACATCTATGAACGTAATGATGATGGCAAGCTTTTGGTTGAGTGGTTGAAGGATGATTGGAATCTCTTTGACCATCCAGCAATGGACGTGGCACATGCTAAAGAATTGCTCAGTGAAATTCTGGATGATGGCGAAATAGTCCGTCAATATTTTGCTCCTTCCGAGAGTTACATTAGCAAGGGTTTAGAGCAGTGGGAAAAACTTCGTGATGAAATGATGTATAGGAATCGTTGGTTTCTCGACGTGGAGATCGACCTTGATCAGTTGCGAGGACATTTGGCGTTGCTGATTGCGTCGAACTTGCCGCACCGCTGGTTTCGCTCCCGTATCTGTGTCGACGACGAAGATTATCCGATCGACCAGATGGGCGCGCCGCCACGTCGTAGGGCCTCGCACGGTCGTGCCAATCCTGCGGGTATCCCATATCTTTATCTTGGATCGCAACCAGGCACTGCAGTGGCAGAAGTCCGACCACATACCGGCGAAAATGCTTGTGTGGCTCAGTTTGACATTCCAAGTATTAAAGCTGTCGATTTGCGTAATCCACGTAAGCTTGTTTCGCCATTTATTTTGACCGACACTACTGATATCGGCCGGTTACGAGCTGCTCTCCCGTTTCTAGAGCGCCTTGGCGATGAACTGACCCGACCGGTGCTACCTCACGGTGCCGCTATTGATTATATTCCTAGTCAATACTTATGTGAGTTCATTAAGAAAAGCGGCTTTGATGGGGTCATTTATCGTAGTTCTGTGAGTGACGGATTCAATCTGGCGCTTTTCGATCCCGAGAAGGCTTCTTGTGGTTCGGTTGCACGCTACAATGTTTCTAAAGTGGCCGTTGATGTAAAACCGGTCAAAGAGGATTAG
- a CDS encoding sce7725 family protein gives MYYPYFRGKQFELITIREMATLMADNNFTPIIEPVREALGGLEKTLKAICSAGGRAIVIVNPHHGDHQEDGANISQLLKDGYSCHESIVAGILLRSDMNVEDVLTCYSSHADHHPVFIHAGFSAPKLLVADLASEMKNIKNVFIEDHAKLLYRKHFVSSDRVLVQDGFNRQRNADYPEIEEFSDLHVTYSDLGMSGFGDFLTVGDSYSESGGPAYAVALHLTFIDPDQDDMMYIYHFVSDTKDTPTDPAGKFGQALDKLIKKLNTKRSKLLETSAIKEFRELHAKGHFPGLGYVKKLSMKHHIETLAAYLG, from the coding sequence ATGTATTATCCTTATTTTCGTGGAAAACAATTCGAACTGATTACTATTCGTGAAATGGCCACTTTAATGGCTGATAACAATTTCACTCCGATCATTGAACCCGTTAGAGAGGCGTTAGGGGGACTTGAAAAAACCCTCAAAGCAATTTGCTCTGCCGGTGGTCGTGCAATCGTTATTGTAAATCCTCATCACGGTGACCATCAAGAAGATGGTGCTAATATTAGTCAATTGCTCAAAGATGGTTATTCCTGTCATGAATCTATCGTTGCAGGAATCCTGTTGCGTAGTGACATGAATGTAGAAGATGTCCTTACGTGTTATTCATCTCACGCTGATCATCATCCAGTATTTATTCATGCTGGCTTTAGTGCACCTAAATTGCTGGTTGCGGATCTGGCAAGTGAAATGAAGAATATCAAGAATGTCTTCATTGAAGATCATGCTAAACTTCTTTATCGAAAGCATTTTGTTTCAAGTGATCGCGTTCTTGTGCAGGATGGTTTTAATCGTCAGAGGAATGCTGATTACCCAGAAATTGAGGAATTTTCTGATTTGCATGTGACATATTCAGATCTTGGTATGTCTGGCTTCGGAGATTTTTTGACGGTTGGTGATAGTTATAGTGAAAGCGGAGGCCCTGCGTATGCTGTTGCTCTCCATTTGACTTTTATAGATCCTGACCAAGATGATATGATGTATATTTATCATTTTGTGTCAGATACTAAAGATACTCCAACAGATCCTGCCGGAAAATTCGGGCAAGCACTTGATAAGCTAATCAAGAAACTTAATACGAAGAGATCAAAGCTACTCGAAACTAGTGCGATTAAGGAGTTTCGAGAACTACATGCGAAAGGTCATTTTCCAGGGCTGGGTTATGTAAAAAAACTCTCAATGAAACATCATATCGAGACCTTAGCAGCCTATCTCGGTTGA
- a CDS encoding sce7726 family protein, producing MQASIGDVFDAAFDTLKVAGKRDEYVYRTAISHKILMGTHSLRTASMLNEFRAGSCKADLVVLNGTATVYEIKSERDSLVRLANQVENYKRVFAKVNVIASESHVNGVLSTVPSDVGVMCLSKRYQISTVREALDSPERVCPASVFESLRAAEATSIIKALGRTVPDVPNTRRHAVLRELFIDLDPVSVHAEMVRVLKRTRNLAPLSELVEQLPQSLQAAALSIPVRRTDHDRLVEAVRSPLDAAMAWS from the coding sequence TTGCAGGCAAGCATTGGTGACGTTTTCGATGCGGCTTTTGACACACTTAAAGTCGCGGGGAAGCGTGACGAGTATGTCTATCGGACGGCAATCAGTCACAAGATACTGATGGGCACCCACTCACTGCGTACTGCATCGATGCTCAATGAATTCAGGGCGGGATCATGCAAAGCTGACCTTGTTGTTTTGAACGGTACAGCGACCGTTTATGAGATAAAATCCGAACGGGATAGTTTGGTCCGTCTTGCTAACCAAGTCGAAAATTATAAACGTGTATTCGCGAAAGTTAACGTTATCGCGAGTGAAAGTCATGTAAACGGCGTCTTATCTACTGTTCCGTCAGACGTTGGTGTTATGTGCTTATCCAAACGCTACCAGATATCAACGGTGCGGGAAGCTCTGGATAGCCCTGAACGGGTTTGCCCTGCATCTGTATTCGAGTCACTTCGGGCTGCTGAAGCGACTTCGATTATTAAAGCGTTAGGACGTACTGTGCCAGATGTTCCTAACACTCGACGTCATGCTGTTTTACGAGAGCTTTTCATTGATCTCGATCCAGTGAGTGTGCATGCCGAAATGGTACGTGTTCTCAAGCGGACCCGTAATCTTGCGCCACTGAGTGAACTTGTCGAGCAGTTGCCGCAATCGTTGCAAGCTGCTGCCCTATCAATTCCCGTTCGCCGGACCGATCATGATCGGTTGGTAGAGGCCGTCAGAAGTCCGCTGGATGCGGCAATGGCATGGAGCTGA